Part of the Methylorubrum populi genome is shown below.
AAAGGCGGGCGGGGCCCCCGCCAGCAGCACCGGCACCCCGATCTCGGCGGCGCGGAAGGCCAGATCGGTGTCCTCGGCGCCGTAGCCGTCGTAGCCCTCGTCGAAACCGCCGAGGCGGTCGTAGGTGGCAGCCCGCACCGCGAAGGCGAGCGACCAGAACAGGCCCGGATTCCTGGTCTCCCGCACGCCGCTTTCCGGAAAGTCCCGGGCCGGATGGAGGATGCCGGCCCGCAGGAGATCGGCCTCCCGCCAGCCGTCGCGGACGGCGCCCGCCGGCAGGTAGCGGATGGGACCGCAGACGAGGCCGTCATGGGCCGCCGCCGCCGCGGCGAGCGCCGGAACCAGACCGGCGGAGGGAATGCAATCGACGTCGAGGAAGACGAGGATGTCACCGGATGCCCCGGCCCGGCCGGCATTGCGCGCGGCGGCGAGCGGCAGGCCGGCGCTCGGGAAATCGACCCGCCGCAGCGGGAACGGCGTCTCCGGCAGCGGCTCGGGAGCGGGCCCCATCTCGACCACGACGCACTCGGCCGCCCCTTCGCCCAGGGCGGCGCCGCGGGCGAGCCCCTCGATCAGGCGCGCAAGGTGGGCATCGCGCCCCTTGTTGAGCGTGACGACGCTGGTGGTGCTCACGGGGGCTTCCGGTCCGGGACAGGCTTGAGGGTCGCGTCCGTCGTGCCAGCCCCAACCTGAAACCCCGATGAAGAGAATCAGCGCAGGGTGATGTACCATTCGTGCGGGCCGCAGAGCCGATCGATCATCGCCGGCTCCAGCTGGAAGCCGGACGGGTCGTCCTCGATCAGCCCGGAGACCTGCGAGGCGTGCGCCTCCACCGCCCGGCGCTTGGCCGCGCGCTCGCCCTCCACGGCGAGGCGGAACCCCTCCGGCGCCGGCCCGACCTCGCGCTCCGGCGGTAGGGTCCAGCCCCAGACCGGGTAGGCGTAGGCCGCGATTCCGGGGAGCCGGGCGCGGGCGAGATCGACGATGGCGGCGGACGCCGTGTGGTCGCAATGGGGATCGTGTCGCCACGTCACGAACAGGGCGCTCGCCCCGGCCGCGCGGGCGATCTCGGCGATCGCGTCGGCGGCCGCCTCGGCCTGCGGGCCCTCGCTCGGCACGCCGCCGTCGGGCAGGCGCAGGAAATGGACGTGCTCGGCGCCGAGCCCGAGTTCGGCCATGGCCCGCACGGTCTCGGATTCGCGAAGATCCCGCAGGCGGCCATGGGGATAGGCCTTGGAGTTCGGGTGCGAGCCGCAGCCGTCGCTGACGATGACGACGCGCACGCCACGGCCCTCCGCAAGAGCCTGCACGATCAGCCCGCCGCAGCCGAGACTCTCGTCGTCCGGGTGCGGCGCCACCACGACGAGGCCGCCCCCGTCCGGCACCAGGGTGGCGAGCGGGGCGACGGGCAGGCCCTTCACGGCCTCGAGGAAGGCGTCGGCGCGCATGGCTCCTCCTGAATTCGAAACGCGATCCGTTCGATACCGACCTCAAGTCGGACCGAACCTCACCGCGGAAGACCGCTATCGACCCAACCGCTGCTGAGCACAACCGGCGAACGGTACACCCGCTCCGGTCACGCCCCCTATCCGCGCGCCCGTCCGCGCCCTGTCACGGCTCCGGAAGCAGGGCCTCCGTCCGGCCGCGCAGGGCCTGGATGCTGCGGTAGCCGACCGAGGCCGCGACCTGGCGCGGGGCCAAGCCGTCGGCGGTGAGCGCCAGGGCCCGCACGACCCGCGCCCTCGCCCGCCACTGCCCGAAGGTGAGACCCGTCTCGCGCCGGAACCCGCGGGTCAGGGTACGGCGGCTGAGGCCGGCGCGGTCGGCCCAGGCGTCCAGGTCGAAGGTCGTGGCGGGCGCATCGATGAGGCCGAGGCAGATCCGGCGCAGCCGCGCATCGCTGGGCAGGGGCAGGGTGAGCTTGGTCTCCGGTGCTCGCCGGATCTCGTCGAGCACCAGCGCCGCGAGGTGGCCGCCGCGCCCGGCCTCGTCGTAGAGCACGGGCTCCCGCGTCAGGGCAGCCAGTGCGGCGGCGAGCAGCGGCGAGACCTCGATGACGCGGGCGCGGGCGGGAAAGCCGGCAATCGCCTCGGGCGCGAGATAGGCCGAGCACATCGCGACCGCGCCGTGCATGGCCACCGCATGGGGCAGGCGCGGCGGGATCCAGAGGGCGTGCCCCTCGGGCACGACCCAGGTCCCGTCCTCGGCGGTCGCCATCATCAGGCCGGCTGTGGCGTAGAGCAGCTGCGCCCGGGGGTGGAAGTGGCGCTCCGTGCAGCTGCCCGCCGCGAAGCGTTTGGGCATCACCGCGACCGCGCGGGGCAGATCCTGATAATCCTCGGCCCGGATCGAACGCATGGGAGATGTCCGTCCAAATTGACCCGATTGCGTAAGCCTTCGGCCCGACGGCGTGCAACGGGTCAGATAGGGAGAGACAAGGCTTACGGAGATGCCTGCCCGATGGACGCCGAGACCTTGTCCCGCCGCACCCTGCGCTTCGTCAACGTGGCGCACGCCCTCGATCACTTCGTGCTCCTGATCTACCCGACCGCCGTACTCGCCATCGCGGCGCAGACGGGCCTGAGCTACGGCGAACTGATCGGGCTCGCGACCGGCGCCTTCGTCGCCTTCGGGCTCTGCTCGCTGCCGATGGGCTGGCTCGCCGACCGGTTCGGCCGGCGCAACCTTCTGGCGGTGTTCTTCTTCGGCTACGGCCTGTCCTGCCTCGGCGTCGCGAGCGCGGCGAGCCCGACCGCCTTCGCGGTCTGGCTCTGCGTGCTGGGGCTGGCCTCGGCGATCTATCACCCTGTCGGCTCGACCATGCTGGTCACCCATGCCCGCCGCCTCGGGCGCGATCTCGGCGTGAACGGGGTCTGGGGCAATGCCGGCGCGGCCACCGCCTCGGGCGTGACCGCCCTGCTCGCCGCCGGCCTCGGCTGGCAGGCGGCCTTCATCGTGCCGGGCGTGTTCTGCCTTGCCGTCGGCGCCGCCTTCCTGGCGCTGGTGCCCGGCGACGGCGAAGGCGCCGCCGGCAGGACCGGGGGCGCCGCGCTCATCCCCGTCGCGCGCCCCCTTCCCCTCCTCGTCGTGTTCGCCTTCGCCATCGTCGCGGGCGGCATGACCTTCAACATCACCACCATCGCCCTGCCCAAGGTCGTGGACGAGCGCCTCGGCGCAGGCCTCCCGCTCGCGCTGATCGGCTCGGTGGCGACCCTCGTCTTCGCCTTCGGCGCCCTGACCCAGCTGGCGATGGGACGACTGATCGACCGCTACAGTCTGCCGACCCTGTTCCTCGCTCTCTCCGTGCTGCAACCGCTCGGCCTCGGACTGGCCGCGGCGAGCACGGGCCTGACGCTGCTCGCCGGCCTCGTGCTGACGATGGCCGCACTCTACGGGCAGGTTGTCATCAACGACGCGATGGTGGCCCGTTACGTGCCCGCCGCCTACCGGGCCCGGGCCTACAGCGTGCGCTACTTCCTCGGCTTCACCGTGAGCGGCTTCGTGGTGCCGATGATCGCGGTGCTGCACGATCGCGGCGGCTTCGGGCTGGTGCTCGGCATCGCGGCGGGTTTCGGTGCCGTCATCGTCGCCTCGGCCCTCGGCTTCTTCGCGCTCACCCGGGGACCGGCCCCGCGCCCGCTGGTTCCGGCGGAGTAGCGCGGAGGACGGCTGCGCTTATCGCCCGCTGCATTCCGGCGCGGGCGCGGTCGGCGCCGTGAGCGTGAAGTCCTTGCGGGTGAGTTCTCGGGTGCCGGGTTCGACCACGATGGTCCAGGGACCCGGCTGCAGTTCCCCGTCGTGCTCGAAGGTGAAGCCGACGTGGCTCCAGTCGTCGAGCACGTCGCTCGTGAACACGTCCTCCCGGCTCGCGGCGCCGTCGGTGCGGGTGAAGAGGGGGTGCAGCACGCGGACGCGAACACGGTGCGGAAGCCGCGCCCCGTCCCGGCGGCGAGCCGGACGGTGATGCCGAAGCTCCGGCAGCGGCGCGCCTCGATCCGGTCGGTCCGTTCGAGGTAGCGCAGCCCCTCCATCGATCGCGGCGGAACGAGCCCGCGATTGCGCGGATCGGTGTCCGAAGCGCCGCCCCGGCCGCGGCTGATCCCGAAATCGACGATCTCCGCGCTCAACCTTCCCTCCGCCCGCGTCTCTGCATCGCCGTGATGCCGCCGAGCAGGACGGCGAAGGCCGGGCCGCTCGACCGGAAGGCGAGGGTTCGCCACCGCGCGGGCCGTGCCTCCATGAGGCTGCCATCCGTATCGCGATTCTTGCAGGGGACGCGGCGCGATACCTCGCCCGCCGGCACAGGCCGGCCTTACCCCGCGCGGGCGGCGAGGTAGCGCGAAAACCCCTTGGCGCGCAGGTCGCAGGCCGGGCAGGTGCCGCAGCCGTAGCCCCAGTCGTGGCGCGCGCCCCGCTCGCCGAGATAGCAGGTATGGCTCTCCTCGACGACGAGATCCACGAGGGCGTGCCCGCCGAGACTCTCGGCGAGCGCCCAGGTCTGCGCCTTGTCGATCCACATCAGCGGGGTGTGCAGCACGAAGCGGCGCTCCATCCCGAGATTGAGCGCGACCTGCAGCGCCTTGATCGTGTCGTCGCGGCAATCGGGATAGCCCGAGTAGTCGGTCTCGCACATGCCGCCGACGACGTGGCGCAGGCCCCGGCGGTAGGCGAGCGCGGCGGCGAAGGTGAGGAAGACGAGGTTGCGGCCCGGCACGAAGGTGTTGGGCAGACCGTCCCGAGCCAGCGCGATCGCGCTGTCGCGGGTCAGCGCCGTGTCCGAGATCTCGCCGAGCGCCGCGAGGGAGAGCGTGTGATCCGGCCCGAGCCGGCCGGCCCAGGCCGGATCGAGCGCACTCATTCCCTGCCGCAGCGCCGCGCGCCGGTCGAGTTCGACCCGGTGGCGCTGGCCGTAATCGAAGCCGAGCGTCTCCACCCGCGGGAAGCGGTCGAGCGCCCAGGCGAGGCAGGTCGCCGAATCCTGGCCGCCGGAGAACAGCACCAGGGCGCTGTCCCCCTGCGCCGTCCCCGCCCGATCCGCTGCGTCCGCCTCCTGCATTGCGGTCAATCGCCCTCGTACTCGGCCCAGGAATAGGGCGTCTCGAAGATGCGCACGCTGGCGAGCCCCGGAATGGCCGGCTTGGCGCGATGCCAGATCCAGGCCGCGATGTGCTCGGCGGTCGGATTCTCCAGCCCCTCGATCTCGTTGAGGCAGTGATGGTCGAGCCGCTCTAGGAGCGGCGCGAAGGCGCTCTCGATGTCGTAGAAATCGACCACCCAGCCGGTCGTCGGATCGACATCGCCCGCCACCGTCAGTTCCACGCGGTAGGAATGCCCGTGCATGCGGTGGCAGCGGTGCGTCTCGGGCACGTTCGGCAGGCGGTGGGCCGCCTCGAAGGTGAAGGCCTGGGTGATCTTCATCGCGTGATCTTCACGGGGGCTGGAACGGTCCCGCCACGCGAGCAGCGGCGGGTTGACGGCCGCCCGCGGGCGCACCGAGATCGTGGATATGTCACTGCCTCCGACGAAATGCACCCTCTATCCGGTCTTCGCGGCAGCGAGCCCGCACGCGGTGATCTACCGCCGCGGCCCCTCGAACCACACCTGCCTCATCGCCTGGGACCGCTCGGACGATTCGTTCGAGATCGGGCACTGGTTCAAGGGGACGGTGAAGCCGGCCTGGAGCGGGCTGTCGCCGGACGGCGAATGGCTCGTGAGCTTCGTCGGAAAGTACAGGGGGCCGTTCGCGACTTGGACGGTGCTGTCGCGCCCGCCCTTCCTCACCGCTGTCGCTCTCTGGCCGAAGGGCGACACCTGGGCCGGCGGCGGGTTCTTCCTGGCGGACGGCACGCTGGTCCTGACCCATGGCGAGGGCCCCTATGACCTCGCCCCCGGCTTCTCGCCGCCGCCCGGCCTCACGGTGCTGCCCTTCACGCGCGCGAACGCACAGGCGCTGACGGCCCGGGCGCAATCCGGCCCGGCGGCGAGCCGCTGGCGGCCGGACCCTGCCGTCGAGGGCGGCTGGATCCTCGACGCCCCCTCGGGCGCGCCTTCGAGCCACGCCTTCATCCGGTCGGTCAGCGCGTACACGGCCGACCCGCTCCGGTCGCTGCCCGAGAGCGTGCGTCACAGCCTGTGCGCCGGCGGCCCGCCGGTGCCGCTGCCGGTCGCCGGCTGGGCCGCCTTCGACCGCAACGGCGACCTCCTGTTCTCGCAGGGCGGCGCGCT
Proteins encoded:
- a CDS encoding glycosyltransferase family 2 protein yields the protein MSTTSVVTLNKGRDAHLARLIEGLARGAALGEGAAECVVVEMGPAPEPLPETPFPLRRVDFPSAGLPLAAARNAGRAGASGDILVFLDVDCIPSAGLVPALAAAAAAHDGLVCGPIRYLPAGAVRDGWREADLLRAGILHPARDFPESGVRETRNPGLFWSLAFAVRAATYDRLGGFDEGYDGYGAEDTDLAFRAAEIGVPVLLAGAPPAFHQHHLSCDPPLQHFADIVRNARRFRARHGLWPMDGWLDAFARLGLIGESREPDITLLRGPSPDEIAAARVPPDRPF
- a CDS encoding PIG-L deacetylase family protein translates to MRADAFLEAVKGLPVAPLATLVPDGGGLVVVAPHPDDESLGCGGLIVQALAEGRGVRVVIVSDGCGSHPNSKAYPHGRLRDLRESETVRAMAELGLGAEHVHFLRLPDGGVPSEGPQAEAAADAIAEIARAAGASALFVTWRHDPHCDHTASAAIVDLARARLPGIAAYAYPVWGWTLPPEREVGPAPEGFRLAVEGERAAKRRAVEAHASQVSGLIEDDPSGFQLEPAMIDRLCGPHEWYITLR
- a CDS encoding helix-turn-helix domain-containing protein: MRSIRAEDYQDLPRAVAVMPKRFAAGSCTERHFHPRAQLLYATAGLMMATAEDGTWVVPEGHALWIPPRLPHAVAMHGAVAMCSAYLAPEAIAGFPARARVIEVSPLLAAALAALTREPVLYDEAGRGGHLAALVLDEIRRAPETKLTLPLPSDARLRRICLGLIDAPATTFDLDAWADRAGLSRRTLTRGFRRETGLTFGQWRARARVVRALALTADGLAPRQVAASVGYRSIQALRGRTEALLPEP
- a CDS encoding MFS transporter, whose product is MDAETLSRRTLRFVNVAHALDHFVLLIYPTAVLAIAAQTGLSYGELIGLATGAFVAFGLCSLPMGWLADRFGRRNLLAVFFFGYGLSCLGVASAASPTAFAVWLCVLGLASAIYHPVGSTMLVTHARRLGRDLGVNGVWGNAGAATASGVTALLAAGLGWQAAFIVPGVFCLAVGAAFLALVPGDGEGAAGRTGGAALIPVARPLPLLVVFAFAIVAGGMTFNITTIALPKVVDERLGAGLPLALIGSVATLVFAFGALTQLAMGRLIDRYSLPTLFLALSVLQPLGLGLAAASTGLTLLAGLVLTMAALYGQVVINDAMVARYVPAAYRARAYSVRYFLGFTVSGFVVPMIAVLHDRGGFGLVLGIAAGFGAVIVASALGFFALTRGPAPRPLVPAE
- a CDS encoding DUF3859 domain-containing protein is translated as MAASWRHGPRGGEPSPSGRAARPSPSCSAASRRCRDAGGGKVERGDRRFRDQPRPGRRFGHRSAQSRARSAAIDGGAALPRTDRPDRGAPLPELRHHRPARRRDGARLPHRVRVRVLHPLFTRTDGAASREDVFTSDVLDDWSHVGFTFEHDGELQPGPWTIVVEPGTRELTRKDFTLTAPTAPAPECSGR
- the queC gene encoding 7-cyano-7-deazaguanine synthase QueC, producing the protein MQEADAADRAGTAQGDSALVLFSGGQDSATCLAWALDRFPRVETLGFDYGQRHRVELDRRAALRQGMSALDPAWAGRLGPDHTLSLAALGEISDTALTRDSAIALARDGLPNTFVPGRNLVFLTFAAALAYRRGLRHVVGGMCETDYSGYPDCRDDTIKALQVALNLGMERRFVLHTPLMWIDKAQTWALAESLGGHALVDLVVEESHTCYLGERGARHDWGYGCGTCPACDLRAKGFSRYLAARAG
- the queD gene encoding 6-carboxytetrahydropterin synthase QueD: MKITQAFTFEAAHRLPNVPETHRCHRMHGHSYRVELTVAGDVDPTTGWVVDFYDIESAFAPLLERLDHHCLNEIEGLENPTAEHIAAWIWHRAKPAIPGLASVRIFETPYSWAEYEGD